A single genomic interval of Lathyrus oleraceus cultivar Zhongwan6 chromosome 7, CAAS_Psat_ZW6_1.0, whole genome shotgun sequence harbors:
- the LOC127106670 gene encoding uncharacterized protein At1g66480, producing MGNVFGSKKTTKVMKIDGETMKLKTPIKAGEVLKDHPGLVLLDSEAVKHYGVRAKPIEGHKELQPKRLYFLVELPKEVKPRRVRSGIVMSAKDRLDNLVLTRRSASDLSIMKQRNVDEDNGGGGGRGGRDGGDDVEVKENGGGVRLKVRLPKAEVEKLMRECKDEAEAAEMIMRLYKANGSRENKISEVNDKINTPRQKRVSFMPSNEGGIQVAVAS from the exons ATGGGAAACGTTTTTGGTTCAAAAAAGACGACTAAGGTTATGAAAATAGATGGTGAAACGATGAAGCTGAAAACACCGATAAAAGCTGGAGAAGTGCTTAAGGATCATCCCGGTCTTGTTTTGTTGGATTCTGAAGCGGTTAAGCATTATGGTGTGAGAGCGAAACCGATTGAAGGACACAAAGAGTTACAACCGAAGAGGCTTTATTTTCTTGTGGAGCTTCCTAAGGAAGTAAAGCCGAGAAGGGTTCGATCGGGGATTGTTATGAGTGCGAAAGATCGGCTTGATAATTTGGTGCTTACTAGGAGATCGGCTTCTGATTTGTCGATTATGAAACAACGGAACGTGGATGAGGAtaatggtggtggtggtggtcGTGGTGGTCGTGATGGTGGAGATGATGTGGAAGTTAAGGAGAATGGTGGCGGTGTGAGGTTGAAAGTTAGGCTTCCTAAGGCGGAGGTTGAGAAGTTGATGAGAGAATGTAAAGATGAAGCTGAAGCTGCAGAGATGATTATGCGTTTGTATAAGGCTAATGGAAGTAGAGAAAACAAGATTAGTGAAGTTAATGACAAAATTAACACGCCGCGACAG AAAAGGGTGAGTTTTATGCCAAGCAACGAAGGAGGGATTCAAGTAGCTGTGGCTTCATAA